A region of Pseudomonas putida DNA encodes the following proteins:
- a CDS encoding LexA family protein — protein MTSILGPITCGSGAVPRYLFRIPAGFPSPAVDHMEQPISLDELFNLRAPHMYLVRIDGDSMQGAGIFDGDLVLVDRSLEARHGQIVIAAVNGEPLCKRLHRFGGQVALRSENPRYPPRYILEGDELTIWGVVTFSVRSHDLK, from the coding sequence ATGACTTCCATTCTGGGCCCCATCACCTGCGGTAGCGGCGCTGTGCCGCGTTATCTGTTCCGTATTCCGGCAGGCTTCCCGTCGCCGGCGGTGGACCACATGGAGCAGCCCATCTCACTGGATGAACTGTTCAACCTGAGGGCCCCGCACATGTATCTGGTCAGGATAGACGGTGACAGCATGCAGGGTGCCGGGATCTTCGATGGCGACCTGGTGCTGGTGGACCGCTCCCTCGAAGCGCGGCATGGCCAGATCGTGATCGCTGCGGTCAATGGCGAACCGCTGTGCAAGCGGCTGCACCGCTTTGGCGGGCAGGTGGCGTTGCGCTCGGAGAATCCGCGTTACCCCCCACGATACATCCTGGAAGGCGACGAGTTGACGATCTGGGGCGTGGTGACTTTCAGCGTGCGCAGTCATGATCTGAAATAG
- a CDS encoding SOS response-associated peptidase family protein codes for MCGRFAQYQGLAVYLRELNAEQDVISGYDNLPIGRYNVAPGSQVLILHTADDGLRIDPCHWGWAPFWATRKHPAPINARVETVTTGKFFKALWPQGRALVMADGWYEWVADPHDAKRKQPYFIRLKSQAPMFMAALAEVHTGMAPNEGDGFVIITAASDQGMVDIHDRRPLVLGPVDAREWIDADVPAEHAERLARERCLPVEAFEWFAVGKEVGNVRNDGAELILMQDPEHQP; via the coding sequence ATGTGTGGACGCTTCGCCCAGTACCAGGGTCTGGCCGTTTACCTGCGTGAACTGAACGCCGAACAGGACGTGATCAGCGGCTACGACAACCTGCCGATCGGCCGCTACAACGTTGCCCCTGGTAGCCAGGTATTGATCTTGCACACTGCCGACGACGGCCTGCGCATCGACCCCTGCCACTGGGGCTGGGCACCTTTCTGGGCCACGCGCAAACACCCGGCGCCAATCAACGCGCGGGTCGAGACAGTGACCACAGGCAAGTTCTTCAAGGCCCTTTGGCCTCAGGGACGGGCGTTGGTAATGGCAGATGGCTGGTACGAATGGGTGGCCGACCCACACGATGCCAAGCGCAAGCAGCCGTACTTCATCCGCTTGAAAAGCCAGGCGCCGATGTTCATGGCCGCGTTGGCCGAGGTGCACACGGGGATGGCGCCTAACGAGGGCGATGGCTTCGTGATCATCACTGCGGCCAGCGACCAGGGCATGGTCGACATCCATGACCGCCGGCCTCTGGTGCTGGGGCCGGTGGATGCTCGCGAATGGATTGACGCTGATGTACCTGCCGAACACGCCGAACGCCTCGCGCGGGAGCGATGCCTGCCGGTGGAGGCGTTCGAGTGGTTTGCGGTGGGCAAGGAGGTAGGGAATGTGCGCAACGATGGGGCCGAGTTGATCCTGATGCAGGATCCCGAGCATCAGCCTTGA